A section of the Elizabethkingia anophelis R26 genome encodes:
- a CDS encoding lantibiotic dehydratase family protein has protein sequence MTKISYQFFNDFVVRRPFFSIQKLKEVFNTSGDSTDEIVSNPIFLEAIYLSSPELYYEVIKWKQSENKKQLPLALKNTLLKYFIRMCSRSTPFGLFSGVDTGYFTNITLEKTFDEHLKVVRETKPDMHFLVSLAKYLENIPQLKTQLLFYPNNSIYIVGDKIRYIEYSYHKGKREYIISSAPLSSELDQIFHCSQNGLTITQLCNLLVNTEITIDDVREFIDELIENQVLVSELEPILTGEDFTNHIISVLEKYQITKELSLVLEIQKEIQKLDLQTRNALPQYKKVEGLISKFPIAYEKKYLLQTDLYYNHTTELNKEWKKKLWKALKFINKVTLPYKNSRLIQFKTAFYKRFENREIPLALALDTEIGIGYLQNKQNKGLHPYLDDLLLPESPENKNLDLSLSPVQQIINRKLQQKLSNENIIRLSDEDFKDFQEVWEDLPDTMSFISEIVSEKGEEKLVFNGGGGNSGANLLARFCFEEHKVKSLVEAIIEKEEKLNPNSILAEVVHLPQSRVGNVLRRPNLRKYEIPYLTRSSLNNDTQIPIHDLYISIKQNKVILRSKKLNKEIKPYLTNAHNYSKDGLPVYHFLCDLSLQDKRPVLAFDWGDLEHIYHSLPRVEYDDIILSKAKWKVFYEEIQHLYLLKDNSKQLLEEVKKWQEKRLIPNWVQWVVSDNKLVLDLQNYDTCLLFLETLERKKSIIIEEFLFHENEAFVNEYIFTAYKTINGD, from the coding sequence ATGACAAAAATTTCTTATCAGTTTTTTAATGATTTTGTTGTCCGCAGACCTTTTTTTAGCATCCAAAAATTAAAAGAGGTATTTAATACTTCTGGAGATAGCACTGATGAAATAGTCTCTAATCCTATATTTCTTGAAGCCATATACCTGTCTTCACCTGAGCTTTACTACGAAGTTATTAAATGGAAGCAGTCAGAAAACAAAAAACAGCTTCCTTTAGCACTTAAAAATACTTTGCTAAAATATTTCATCAGGATGTGTTCCCGTTCTACCCCTTTTGGTTTGTTCTCTGGAGTTGACACGGGCTATTTTACAAATATTACTCTAGAAAAAACTTTTGATGAGCATTTAAAAGTTGTTAGGGAGACTAAGCCTGATATGCATTTTCTTGTTTCATTAGCAAAATATCTGGAAAATATCCCGCAGTTAAAAACCCAACTCTTATTCTATCCTAATAATAGCATTTATATAGTTGGAGATAAAATACGGTACATAGAATACTCTTACCATAAAGGAAAAAGAGAATATATTATTTCTTCTGCCCCATTGTCATCTGAACTTGATCAAATCTTTCATTGCAGTCAAAATGGATTAACAATAACTCAGCTCTGTAATCTTCTTGTAAATACGGAGATTACTATAGATGATGTTAGAGAGTTTATTGATGAACTTATTGAAAATCAAGTTCTGGTCAGTGAATTGGAACCTATTTTAACAGGAGAAGATTTTACTAATCATATTATTTCTGTTTTAGAGAAATACCAAATAACTAAGGAGCTTTCATTAGTTCTGGAAATTCAAAAAGAGATTCAAAAGCTTGATCTACAAACCAGAAATGCATTACCACAGTATAAGAAAGTTGAAGGTCTCATTTCTAAATTTCCTATAGCATATGAAAAGAAGTATTTATTACAAACAGATTTATATTACAACCATACCACAGAGCTTAATAAGGAATGGAAAAAAAAACTGTGGAAAGCTTTAAAGTTTATCAATAAAGTAACACTACCCTATAAAAATTCAAGACTTATACAATTTAAGACCGCTTTTTATAAAAGATTTGAAAACAGAGAAATTCCACTTGCTTTAGCTCTGGACACAGAAATAGGTATCGGTTATTTACAAAATAAGCAAAACAAAGGCTTACATCCTTATCTTGATGACTTATTACTGCCGGAGTCTCCGGAAAATAAAAATCTTGATCTCTCATTATCCCCTGTTCAACAAATTATTAATCGAAAACTACAACAAAAGCTGAGTAATGAAAATATCATCAGATTATCTGATGAAGATTTTAAAGACTTTCAGGAGGTATGGGAAGACCTTCCCGATACTATGTCTTTTATATCGGAGATTGTTTCTGAAAAAGGAGAAGAAAAACTCGTTTTCAATGGCGGAGGCGGTAATAGTGGCGCAAATCTTCTGGCAAGATTTTGTTTTGAAGAACATAAAGTAAAAAGTCTTGTAGAAGCTATTATTGAAAAGGAGGAAAAACTGAACCCGAATTCTATTTTAGCAGAAGTTGTACATCTTCCTCAATCTAGAGTAGGGAATGTACTTAGACGTCCAAACCTAAGGAAATATGAAATTCCATACCTAACCAGATCTTCATTAAATAATGATACTCAGATTCCGATTCACGATCTTTATATTAGTATAAAGCAGAACAAAGTTATTTTACGCTCAAAAAAACTAAACAAAGAGATTAAGCCTTATTTAACTAATGCCCATAATTATTCTAAAGATGGTCTTCCTGTATATCATTTCTTATGCGATTTGTCTTTACAGGATAAGCGACCAGTACTGGCATTTGACTGGGGGGATTTAGAGCATATTTATCACTCTTTACCAAGAGTAGAATATGATGATATAATACTTTCAAAAGCAAAATGGAAAGTGTTTTACGAAGAAATTCAACATCTTTATTTATTAAAAGATAATTCGAAGCAACTGCTAGAAGAAGTAAAAAAGTGGCAGGAAAAAAGATTAATTCCAAACTGGGTACAATGGGTTGTTTCGGATAATAAATTAGTTCTGGATTTACAGAACTATGATACATGTTTACTATTTCTGGAAACATTAGAACGTAAGAAATCTATAATAATAGAGGAATTTTTATTTCATGAAAATGAGGCATTTGTTAACGAGTATATTTTCACAGCATATAAAACCATCAATGGAGATTAA
- a CDS encoding acyl-CoA thioesterase — MEKKKKALESLTVMTNIVLPNETNSLRNLFGGELLARMDRCASISASRHSERRVVTASVNHVSFNAPIPEGSVVVLESKVSRAFSTSMEVYVDAWLDDPIHRKKIHTNAGIYTFVAVDEFNKPVPVPELEPETAEEIERYKAALRRKELSLILSGRMKPTESVELKKLFAGEI; from the coding sequence ATGGAGAAAAAGAAAAAAGCACTAGAGTCATTAACTGTAATGACCAATATTGTATTGCCAAATGAGACAAACTCTTTGCGCAATCTTTTCGGAGGAGAATTGCTTGCAAGAATGGACAGATGTGCTTCCATATCAGCATCCAGACATAGTGAGCGCAGGGTAGTAACAGCTTCTGTAAATCACGTTTCCTTTAATGCACCTATTCCGGAAGGAAGTGTTGTAGTTCTGGAATCTAAAGTTTCCCGTGCATTTTCTACTTCTATGGAAGTATATGTAGATGCATGGCTGGACGACCCTATTCATAGAAAGAAAATTCATACTAATGCCGGAATCTATACATTCGTAGCAGTAGATGAATTCAATAAACCTGTTCCTGTACCTGAATTGGAACCAGAAACAGCTGAGGAAATTGAGCGTTATAAAGCTGCTTTACGCCGTAAAGAGCTAAGCCTAATCTTATCCGGAAGAATGAAGCCTACAGAATCTGTAGAGCTGAAAAAGCTTTTTGCAGGAGAGATTTAA
- a CDS encoding 2-hydroxyacid dehydrogenase, with translation MSAPLILLLDKNHPLIVEQLSAKGFQFEEDYTSSYDEVLSKIHLYDGIIIRSRIPVDARFLETAKKLKFVARVGAGMENIDTPKAEELGIALINSPEGNRDSVAEHVIGMLLILMNRLFIASQEVKNGIWLREENRGDELMGKTFGIIGYGNMGKAVAKRLSGFGVKVVFHDILPDLGDEYATQVSLETLQKEADIISLHTPQTPETHYLIDEVFIRNMYKSFYLANTARGKHVKTSALVEALKEGKVKAACLDVLEFEKASFENIQTSENSDLDYLLNSEKVIVTPHIAGWTVQSKIKLAQFIVDKILQLNL, from the coding sequence ATGTCAGCACCCTTAATCCTCTTATTGGACAAAAACCACCCCCTTATTGTAGAACAGCTTTCGGCAAAAGGATTTCAATTCGAAGAAGATTATACTTCTTCTTATGATGAGGTTTTATCCAAAATTCACCTTTACGACGGTATTATTATCCGTAGCCGGATTCCTGTAGATGCCAGATTTTTGGAAACAGCAAAAAAACTAAAATTTGTGGCTCGTGTAGGAGCAGGAATGGAAAATATAGATACCCCAAAAGCAGAAGAGCTGGGTATTGCATTAATCAATTCTCCAGAAGGAAACAGAGACTCCGTAGCCGAACATGTTATTGGGATGCTACTTATTCTAATGAATCGATTGTTCATAGCTTCGCAGGAAGTTAAAAATGGGATATGGCTTCGTGAAGAAAATCGGGGTGATGAACTAATGGGCAAAACCTTTGGTATTATTGGTTATGGCAATATGGGAAAAGCGGTTGCTAAAAGATTATCAGGATTTGGAGTGAAAGTCGTCTTTCATGATATTCTTCCTGATCTGGGTGATGAATACGCTACACAGGTGAGTTTGGAAACTTTACAGAAAGAAGCTGATATTATAAGTCTTCATACTCCACAGACCCCTGAAACTCATTATCTCATAGATGAAGTTTTCATCCGTAATATGTACAAAAGCTTTTATCTGGCAAATACAGCAAGAGGAAAACATGTAAAAACCTCTGCATTGGTAGAGGCCTTAAAAGAAGGAAAAGTAAAAGCTGCCTGTCTGGACGTTCTGGAATTTGAAAAAGCATCTTTTGAAAATATTCAGACTTCAGAAAATTCAGATTTAGACTATTTATTAAATTCTGAAAAAGTAATTGTGACTCCTCACATTGCCGGATGGACTGTCCAAAGCAAAATAAAGCTGGCGCAATTTATTGTTGACAAGATTTTGCAATTAAATTTATAA
- a CDS encoding thiopeptide-type bacteriocin biosynthesis protein — protein sequence MEIKKRFVPGDHWLYLKIYTGIKTADIILEEVINPLTISLLDDKSISYWFFIRYHDPEPHLRIRLYINDLQNYYNTLNKLTLTLEKHIDSEEISNIVNDTYIRELERYGETTIPYAETLFHYSSLLSLNFLWANDEEKIMVILFYIDQLLSQIGLSINQKLEWIKDYNESFKEEFNANKSLNQQLDKKYRAFYPKFQDFLLSSESKEFRDVILENLHLSNDALENICNSYDKEANPRTLQFFFQSIFHMAINRMFISEQRLFEMIIYDYLHRYYKKLYYLQEKVLA from the coding sequence ATGGAGATTAAAAAAAGATTTGTTCCCGGAGATCATTGGTTATATTTAAAAATATATACTGGAATAAAGACAGCTGATATTATTTTAGAAGAAGTTATTAATCCATTAACTATTTCTCTTCTGGACGATAAAAGTATTAGCTATTGGTTTTTTATTCGTTACCATGATCCAGAGCCCCATCTACGGATCAGATTATATATTAATGATCTCCAGAATTACTATAATACCTTAAATAAGTTGACATTAACATTAGAGAAGCATATTGATTCTGAAGAGATTTCAAACATTGTTAATGATACTTATATAAGAGAATTAGAAAGATACGGAGAAACAACAATACCATATGCTGAAACTTTATTTCACTACAGCAGTTTACTGTCTTTAAACTTTTTATGGGCTAATGATGAAGAAAAGATCATGGTTATTCTTTTCTATATAGATCAGTTACTTTCACAAATAGGCCTATCAATAAACCAAAAATTAGAATGGATAAAGGACTACAATGAATCTTTCAAAGAAGAATTCAATGCTAACAAAAGTCTTAACCAACAACTGGATAAAAAATACAGAGCATTCTACCCTAAATTTCAAGACTTTTTACTATCATCAGAATCTAAAGAATTTAGAGATGTGATTCTGGAAAACCTTCATTTAAGCAACGATGCATTAGAAAACATTTGTAATTCATACGATAAGGAGGCTAATCCAAGAACATTACAATTCTTTTTCCAGAGCATTTTCCATATGGCTATAAACAGAATGTTTATTTCAGAGCAACGTTTATTTGAGATGATTATTTATGATTATTTACATAGGTATTATAAAAAGCTATACTATTTACAGGAGAAGGTTTTGGCTTGA